One Amaranthus tricolor cultivar Red isolate AtriRed21 chromosome 1, ASM2621246v1, whole genome shotgun sequence DNA window includes the following coding sequences:
- the LOC130798219 gene encoding uncharacterized protein LOC130798219 isoform X5 has protein sequence MHAKTDSDVTSMATITPPRSPTSRPTRPLYYVESPSHSQQDLDKFSYGTLTPLASPTRQHYHCSPIHHSRESSTSRFFSSSSLKQQYHRSGGWRRIYGGRRLDYSGAVDEPRNGDLGRDNDDEDGDGEGPSKRFYVACFLVSFFGLFSLFSLILWGASKSFHPHVIVKNMVFLDFTIQAGMDSTGVPTDMLSVNSTVKISYRNPATFFGVHVTSTPLQLSYFQLNVASGQMKKFYQKRRSHSNITTVVHGHQIPLYGGMSVVLNARTVGIDCIDVQRKIHGVE, from the exons ATGCACGCAAAAACAGACTCAGATGTAACAAGCATGGCAACAATTACCCCTCCAAGATCACCAACTTCTAGACCCACAAGACCCCTTTACTACGTTGAATCTCCTTCACATTCCCAACAAGATTTAGACAAATTCTCTTATGGAACACtcactcctcttgcttctcctACTCGACAACATTACCATTGTTCTCCTATTCATCATTCCAGAGAATCTTCCACTTCTAGATTCTTCTCTTCTTCGTCTCTTAAACAGCAGTATCACCGTAGTGGTGGGTGGAGAAGGATTTATGGGGGTAGgagattggattattctggtGCTGTCGATGAACCCAGAAATGGTGATTTGGGTCGagataatgatgatgaagatggtgATGGAGAAGGGCCTTCTAAAAGGTTTTATGTTGCCTGTTTTTTGGTGTCgttttttggtttgtttagtTTGTTCTCATTGATTCTTTGGGGTGCTAGCAAGTCTTTTCATCCTCATGTTATAGTCAAG AACATGGTGTTTCTGGATTTTACAATACAAGCAGGAATGGATAGCACAGGAGTGCCGACAGATATGCTGTCAGTAAATTCAACGGTAAAGATATCATACAGAAACCCTGCCACATTTTTTGGAGTTCATGTCACTTCAACTCCTCTTCAATTGTCCTACTTTCAACTAAATGTTGCTTCCGGTCAG ATGAAGAAGTTTTACCAGAAAAGGAGGAGTCATTCAAACATTACCACAGTAGTTCATGGACATCAAATCCCTCTCTATGGCGGAATGTCGGTTGTATTGAATGCAAGGACAGTAG
- the LOC130798219 gene encoding uncharacterized protein LOC130798219 isoform X3: protein MHAKTDSDVTSMATITPPRSPTSRPTRPLYYVESPSHSQQDLDKFSYGTLTPLASPTRQHYHCSPIHHSRESSTSRFFSSSSLKQQYHRSGGWRRIYGGRRLDYSGAVDEPRNGDLGRDNDDEDGDGEGPSKRFYVACFLVSFFGLFSLFSLILWGASKSFHPHVIVKNMVFLDFTIQAGMDSTGVPTDMLSVNSTVKISYRNPATFFGVHVTSTPLQLSYFQLNVASGQMKKFYQKRRSHSNITTVVHGHQIPLYGGMSVVLNARTVGNNLHTEKLNVGLNLTFTVRSRAYILGRLVKSKFYKHVRCPVSFRGTHLGISR from the exons ATGCACGCAAAAACAGACTCAGATGTAACAAGCATGGCAACAATTACCCCTCCAAGATCACCAACTTCTAGACCCACAAGACCCCTTTACTACGTTGAATCTCCTTCACATTCCCAACAAGATTTAGACAAATTCTCTTATGGAACACtcactcctcttgcttctcctACTCGACAACATTACCATTGTTCTCCTATTCATCATTCCAGAGAATCTTCCACTTCTAGATTCTTCTCTTCTTCGTCTCTTAAACAGCAGTATCACCGTAGTGGTGGGTGGAGAAGGATTTATGGGGGTAGgagattggattattctggtGCTGTCGATGAACCCAGAAATGGTGATTTGGGTCGagataatgatgatgaagatggtgATGGAGAAGGGCCTTCTAAAAGGTTTTATGTTGCCTGTTTTTTGGTGTCgttttttggtttgtttagtTTGTTCTCATTGATTCTTTGGGGTGCTAGCAAGTCTTTTCATCCTCATGTTATAGTCAAG AACATGGTGTTTCTGGATTTTACAATACAAGCAGGAATGGATAGCACAGGAGTGCCGACAGATATGCTGTCAGTAAATTCAACGGTAAAGATATCATACAGAAACCCTGCCACATTTTTTGGAGTTCATGTCACTTCAACTCCTCTTCAATTGTCCTACTTTCAACTAAATGTTGCTTCCGGTCAG ATGAAGAAGTTTTACCAGAAAAGGAGGAGTCATTCAAACATTACCACAGTAGTTCATGGACATCAAATCCCTCTCTATGGCGGAATGTCGGTTGTATTGAATGCAAGGACAGTAGGTAACAACTTGCATACTGAAAAACTGAATGTAGGACTGAATTTAACATTCACTGTCCGATCAAGAGCTTACATTTTAGGGAGACTTGTTAAATCCAAGTTCTACAAACATGTTAGATGCCCTGTTTCTTTCCGTGGCACTCACCTCG
- the LOC130798219 gene encoding uncharacterized protein LOC130798219 isoform X2 — protein MHAKTDSDVTSMATITPPRSPTSRPTRPLYYVESPSHSQQDLDKFSYGTLTPLASPTRQHYHCSPIHHSRESSTSRFFSSSSLKQQYHRSGGWRRIYGGRRLDYSGAVDEPRNGDLGRDNDDEDGDGEGPSKRFYVACFLVSFFGLFSLFSLILWGASKSFHPHVIVKNMVFLDFTIQAGMDSTGVPTDMLSVNSTVKISYRNPATFFGVHVTSTPLQLSYFQLNVASGQMKKFYQKRRSHSNITTVVHGHQIPLYGGMSVVLNARTVGNNLHTEKLNVGLNLTFTVRSRAYILGRLVKSKFYKHVRCPVSFRGTHLGIDCIDVQRKIHGVE, from the exons ATGCACGCAAAAACAGACTCAGATGTAACAAGCATGGCAACAATTACCCCTCCAAGATCACCAACTTCTAGACCCACAAGACCCCTTTACTACGTTGAATCTCCTTCACATTCCCAACAAGATTTAGACAAATTCTCTTATGGAACACtcactcctcttgcttctcctACTCGACAACATTACCATTGTTCTCCTATTCATCATTCCAGAGAATCTTCCACTTCTAGATTCTTCTCTTCTTCGTCTCTTAAACAGCAGTATCACCGTAGTGGTGGGTGGAGAAGGATTTATGGGGGTAGgagattggattattctggtGCTGTCGATGAACCCAGAAATGGTGATTTGGGTCGagataatgatgatgaagatggtgATGGAGAAGGGCCTTCTAAAAGGTTTTATGTTGCCTGTTTTTTGGTGTCgttttttggtttgtttagtTTGTTCTCATTGATTCTTTGGGGTGCTAGCAAGTCTTTTCATCCTCATGTTATAGTCAAG AACATGGTGTTTCTGGATTTTACAATACAAGCAGGAATGGATAGCACAGGAGTGCCGACAGATATGCTGTCAGTAAATTCAACGGTAAAGATATCATACAGAAACCCTGCCACATTTTTTGGAGTTCATGTCACTTCAACTCCTCTTCAATTGTCCTACTTTCAACTAAATGTTGCTTCCGGTCAG ATGAAGAAGTTTTACCAGAAAAGGAGGAGTCATTCAAACATTACCACAGTAGTTCATGGACATCAAATCCCTCTCTATGGCGGAATGTCGGTTGTATTGAATGCAAGGACAGTAGGTAACAACTTGCATACTGAAAAACTGAATGTAGGACTGAATTTAACATTCACTGTCCGATCAAGAGCTTACATTTTAGGGAGACTTGTTAAATCCAAGTTCTACAAACATGTTAGATGCCCTGTTTCTTTCCGTGGCACTCACCTCG
- the LOC130798219 gene encoding uncharacterized protein LOC130798219 isoform X6 → MHAKTDSDVTSMATITPPRSPTSRPTRPLYYVESPSHSQQDLDKFSYGTLTPLASPTRQHYHCSPIHHSRESSTSRFFSSSSLKQQYHRSGGWRRIYGGRRLDYSGAVDEPRNGDLGRDNDDEDGDGEGPSKRFYVACFLVSFFGLFSLFSLILWGASKSFHPHVIVKNMVFLDFTIQAGMDSTGVPTDMLSVNSTVKISYRNPATFFGVHVTSTPLQLSYFQLNVASGQMKKFYQKRRSHSNITTVVHGHQIPLYGGMSVVLNARTVDSDP, encoded by the exons ATGCACGCAAAAACAGACTCAGATGTAACAAGCATGGCAACAATTACCCCTCCAAGATCACCAACTTCTAGACCCACAAGACCCCTTTACTACGTTGAATCTCCTTCACATTCCCAACAAGATTTAGACAAATTCTCTTATGGAACACtcactcctcttgcttctcctACTCGACAACATTACCATTGTTCTCCTATTCATCATTCCAGAGAATCTTCCACTTCTAGATTCTTCTCTTCTTCGTCTCTTAAACAGCAGTATCACCGTAGTGGTGGGTGGAGAAGGATTTATGGGGGTAGgagattggattattctggtGCTGTCGATGAACCCAGAAATGGTGATTTGGGTCGagataatgatgatgaagatggtgATGGAGAAGGGCCTTCTAAAAGGTTTTATGTTGCCTGTTTTTTGGTGTCgttttttggtttgtttagtTTGTTCTCATTGATTCTTTGGGGTGCTAGCAAGTCTTTTCATCCTCATGTTATAGTCAAG AACATGGTGTTTCTGGATTTTACAATACAAGCAGGAATGGATAGCACAGGAGTGCCGACAGATATGCTGTCAGTAAATTCAACGGTAAAGATATCATACAGAAACCCTGCCACATTTTTTGGAGTTCATGTCACTTCAACTCCTCTTCAATTGTCCTACTTTCAACTAAATGTTGCTTCCGGTCAG ATGAAGAAGTTTTACCAGAAAAGGAGGAGTCATTCAAACATTACCACAGTAGTTCATGGACATCAAATCCCTCTCTATGGCGGAATGTCGGTTGTATTGAATGCAAGGACAGTAG
- the LOC130798219 gene encoding uncharacterized protein LOC130798219 isoform X1, producing MHAKTDSDVTSMATITPPRSPTSRPTRPLYYVESPSHSQQDLDKFSYGTLTPLASPTRQHYHCSPIHHSRESSTSRFFSSSSLKQQYHRSGGWRRIYGGRRLDYSGAVDEPRNGDLGRDNDDEDGDGEGPSKRFYVACFLVSFFGLFSLFSLILWGASKSFHPHVIVKNMVFLDFTIQAGMDSTGVPTDMLSVNSTVKISYRNPATFFGVHVTSTPLQLSYFQLNVASGQMKKFYQKRRSHSNITTVVHGHQIPLYGGMSVVLNARTVGNNLHTEKLNVGLNLTFTVRSRAYILGRLVKSKFYKHVRCPVSFRGTHLATSPYLFQAGKLLWSRSSL from the exons ATGCACGCAAAAACAGACTCAGATGTAACAAGCATGGCAACAATTACCCCTCCAAGATCACCAACTTCTAGACCCACAAGACCCCTTTACTACGTTGAATCTCCTTCACATTCCCAACAAGATTTAGACAAATTCTCTTATGGAACACtcactcctcttgcttctcctACTCGACAACATTACCATTGTTCTCCTATTCATCATTCCAGAGAATCTTCCACTTCTAGATTCTTCTCTTCTTCGTCTCTTAAACAGCAGTATCACCGTAGTGGTGGGTGGAGAAGGATTTATGGGGGTAGgagattggattattctggtGCTGTCGATGAACCCAGAAATGGTGATTTGGGTCGagataatgatgatgaagatggtgATGGAGAAGGGCCTTCTAAAAGGTTTTATGTTGCCTGTTTTTTGGTGTCgttttttggtttgtttagtTTGTTCTCATTGATTCTTTGGGGTGCTAGCAAGTCTTTTCATCCTCATGTTATAGTCAAG AACATGGTGTTTCTGGATTTTACAATACAAGCAGGAATGGATAGCACAGGAGTGCCGACAGATATGCTGTCAGTAAATTCAACGGTAAAGATATCATACAGAAACCCTGCCACATTTTTTGGAGTTCATGTCACTTCAACTCCTCTTCAATTGTCCTACTTTCAACTAAATGTTGCTTCCGGTCAG ATGAAGAAGTTTTACCAGAAAAGGAGGAGTCATTCAAACATTACCACAGTAGTTCATGGACATCAAATCCCTCTCTATGGCGGAATGTCGGTTGTATTGAATGCAAGGACAGTAGGTAACAACTTGCATACTGAAAAACTGAATGTAGGACTGAATTTAACATTCACTGTCCGATCAAGAGCTTACATTTTAGGGAGACTTGTTAAATCCAAGTTCTACAAACATGTTAGATGCCCTGTTTCTTTCCGTGGCACTCACCTCG
- the LOC130798253 gene encoding phosphoprotein ECPP44-like → MSNPYQSEITETDAKERGLFDCFGKKDEAPNKNVVVEDKEKLQRSNSSSSSSSEEEVEEDGVKIKRKKKGLTDKIKEKLPGHKDDEAAAVHENDHNNNHHQQDENPEEKKGFLEKIKEKLPGHHKDDAVPPQPPAAPHFGADGHCGGAQEPQDKKGFLEKIKEKLPGGHKDADETKKDH, encoded by the exons ATGTCGAATCCATATCAATCTGAGATCACTGAGACCGATGCTAAGGAACGCGGTCTCTTCGATTGCTTTGGAAAGAAGGACGAGGCACCCAACAAAAATGTTGTTGTGGAAGATAAAGAAAAGCTCCAACGTTCAAACAGTAGCAGCTCTAGCTCA TCAGAAGAAGAGGTGGAGGAAGATGGGGTGAAgataaagaggaagaagaagggaCTAACAGACAAGATCAAGGAAAAGCTTCCGGGTCACAAAGACGATGAAGCTGCTGCTGTTCATGAAAATgatcataacaataatcatcatcaacaaGATGAAAACCCAGAAGAGAAGAAGGGTTTTCTAGAGAAGATCAAAGAGAAGTTGCCGGGGCATCACAAGGACGACGCTGTTCCTCCTCAGCCTCCAGCCGCACCTCATTTTGGAGCGGATGGACACTGTGGAGGAGCACAGGAGCCTCAGGATAAGAAAGGGTTTTTAGAAAAGATCAAAGAGAAGCTTCCTGGTGGACATAAGGATGCTGATGAAACCAAGAAAGatcattaa
- the LOC130798219 gene encoding uncharacterized protein LOC130798219 isoform X7, with product MHAKTDSDVTSMATITPPRSPTSRPTRPLYYVESPSHSQQDLDKFSYGTLTPLASPTRQHYHCSPIHHSRESSTSRFFSSSSLKQQYHRSGGWRRIYGGRRLDYSGAVDEPRNGDLGRDNDDEDGDGEGPSKRFYVACFLVSFFGLFSLFSLILWGASKSFHPHVIVKNMVFLDFTIQAGMDSTGVPTDMLSVNSTVKISYRNPATFFGVHVTSTPLQLSYFQLNVASGQMKKFYQKRRSHSNITTVVHGHQIPLYGGMSVVLNARTVGISR from the exons ATGCACGCAAAAACAGACTCAGATGTAACAAGCATGGCAACAATTACCCCTCCAAGATCACCAACTTCTAGACCCACAAGACCCCTTTACTACGTTGAATCTCCTTCACATTCCCAACAAGATTTAGACAAATTCTCTTATGGAACACtcactcctcttgcttctcctACTCGACAACATTACCATTGTTCTCCTATTCATCATTCCAGAGAATCTTCCACTTCTAGATTCTTCTCTTCTTCGTCTCTTAAACAGCAGTATCACCGTAGTGGTGGGTGGAGAAGGATTTATGGGGGTAGgagattggattattctggtGCTGTCGATGAACCCAGAAATGGTGATTTGGGTCGagataatgatgatgaagatggtgATGGAGAAGGGCCTTCTAAAAGGTTTTATGTTGCCTGTTTTTTGGTGTCgttttttggtttgtttagtTTGTTCTCATTGATTCTTTGGGGTGCTAGCAAGTCTTTTCATCCTCATGTTATAGTCAAG AACATGGTGTTTCTGGATTTTACAATACAAGCAGGAATGGATAGCACAGGAGTGCCGACAGATATGCTGTCAGTAAATTCAACGGTAAAGATATCATACAGAAACCCTGCCACATTTTTTGGAGTTCATGTCACTTCAACTCCTCTTCAATTGTCCTACTTTCAACTAAATGTTGCTTCCGGTCAG ATGAAGAAGTTTTACCAGAAAAGGAGGAGTCATTCAAACATTACCACAGTAGTTCATGGACATCAAATCCCTCTCTATGGCGGAATGTCGGTTGTATTGAATGCAAGGACAGTAG
- the LOC130798219 gene encoding uncharacterized protein LOC130798219 isoform X4 — MHAKTDSDVTSMATITPPRSPTSRPTRPLYYVESPSHSQQDLDKFSYGTLTPLASPTRQHYHCSPIHHSRESSTSRFFSSSSLKQQYHRSGGWRRIYGGRRLDYSGAVDEPRNGDLGRDNDDEDGDGEGPSKRFYVACFLVSFFGLFSLFSLILWGASKSFHPHVIVKNMVFLDFTIQAGMDSTGVPTDMLSVNSTVKISYRNPATFFGVHVTSTPLQLSYFQLNVASGQMKKFYQKRRSHSNITTVVHGHQIPLYGGMSVVLNARTVATSPYLFQAGKLLWSRSSL; from the exons ATGCACGCAAAAACAGACTCAGATGTAACAAGCATGGCAACAATTACCCCTCCAAGATCACCAACTTCTAGACCCACAAGACCCCTTTACTACGTTGAATCTCCTTCACATTCCCAACAAGATTTAGACAAATTCTCTTATGGAACACtcactcctcttgcttctcctACTCGACAACATTACCATTGTTCTCCTATTCATCATTCCAGAGAATCTTCCACTTCTAGATTCTTCTCTTCTTCGTCTCTTAAACAGCAGTATCACCGTAGTGGTGGGTGGAGAAGGATTTATGGGGGTAGgagattggattattctggtGCTGTCGATGAACCCAGAAATGGTGATTTGGGTCGagataatgatgatgaagatggtgATGGAGAAGGGCCTTCTAAAAGGTTTTATGTTGCCTGTTTTTTGGTGTCgttttttggtttgtttagtTTGTTCTCATTGATTCTTTGGGGTGCTAGCAAGTCTTTTCATCCTCATGTTATAGTCAAG AACATGGTGTTTCTGGATTTTACAATACAAGCAGGAATGGATAGCACAGGAGTGCCGACAGATATGCTGTCAGTAAATTCAACGGTAAAGATATCATACAGAAACCCTGCCACATTTTTTGGAGTTCATGTCACTTCAACTCCTCTTCAATTGTCCTACTTTCAACTAAATGTTGCTTCCGGTCAG ATGAAGAAGTTTTACCAGAAAAGGAGGAGTCATTCAAACATTACCACAGTAGTTCATGGACATCAAATCCCTCTCTATGGCGGAATGTCGGTTGTATTGAATGCAAGGACAGTAG